From Bacteroidota bacterium, one genomic window encodes:
- a CDS encoding Fic family protein: MDIKDFKAGNFKSQYQYKSFSPSVINISWQISNPELNILLSQADIKLGELNAFSQLIPDVDFFIKMHVAKEGITSSRIEGTQTNIEEALQKQEYILPEKKDDWQEVQNYIRAMNDAIEELIKIPLSNRLLRKTHLELLQGVRGTHKKPGEFRTSQNWIGGSSLNDAVFIPPHENEVPELMSDLEKFLNNEQVQLPHLIKIGIAHYQFETIHPFLDGNGRIGRLLITLYLVSKGLLVKPTLYLSDYFDRNKSFYYDNLTRVRTHNDLTQWIKFFLEGVRQTAENSIQAFRSIIALRQKCEQKIMSLGRKTMLAKSFLHYLYSNPITDSQDVSDSLHINISTALRLIEDFIRLEIIIETTGYKRNRIFSFEKYIKLFR; encoded by the coding sequence ATGGATATAAAAGATTTTAAAGCCGGTAATTTTAAAAGCCAATATCAATACAAAAGTTTCAGCCCAAGTGTAATTAATATCAGCTGGCAAATAAGCAATCCGGAATTAAATATACTGCTCAGTCAAGCCGATATCAAATTAGGAGAACTGAACGCTTTTTCACAATTAATACCCGACGTGGATTTTTTTATAAAGATGCACGTTGCAAAGGAAGGTATTACAAGCAGCCGTATTGAAGGAACTCAAACGAACATAGAAGAAGCTCTTCAAAAACAGGAATACATACTTCCGGAGAAAAAAGACGACTGGCAGGAAGTGCAGAATTATATTCGGGCAATGAACGATGCGATAGAGGAGTTAATAAAAATTCCACTGTCAAATAGACTGCTAAGAAAAACCCATCTCGAGCTTTTACAAGGTGTACGAGGTACGCACAAAAAGCCCGGTGAATTTCGCACCAGCCAAAATTGGATCGGTGGAAGTTCGCTTAATGATGCTGTATTTATTCCTCCACATGAAAATGAGGTACCTGAATTGATGAGTGATCTGGAAAAATTTCTTAATAATGAGCAAGTACAATTACCTCATTTGATAAAGATAGGTATAGCTCATTATCAATTTGAAACCATTCATCCGTTTTTAGATGGAAACGGAAGAATCGGCAGATTGCTAATTACATTGTATCTGGTTAGTAAGGGTTTGTTGGTAAAACCAACATTGTATCTGTCAGATTATTTCGATAGAAATAAATCATTTTATTACGATAACCTTACAAGAGTAAGAACGCATAACGATCTGACTCAATGGATAAAATTCTTTCTAGAAGGCGTCAGACAAACTGCTGAAAATTCTATTCAGGCATTTCGTTCAATAATTGCATTGCGTCAGAAATGCGAACAGAAAATAATGAGCCTGGGGAGAAAAACTATGCTCGCAAAATCTTTCTTGCATTATCTCTACAGCAATCCCATCACCGACAGTCAGGATGTTTCCGATTCGCTGCATATTAATATCTCAACGGCGTTACGATTGATAGAAGATTTTATACGATTGGAAATAATAATAGAAACCACAGGATATAAACGAAACCGAATTTTCTCATTTGAAAAATATATAAAACTATTTAGATAA
- a CDS encoding restriction endonuclease subunit S encodes MMKPFKANEIQMVEGFKNTEVGIIPSDWEVKAIGDISIISVGKDLKKENYSKDQDSNYKYPVYSNTVLGAGLYGYYNVSEFSGESLTVVGRGVGLGTAFKRSEEYGAIGRLLVLMPHKNIDAKYLTEFINYKINIFFESSGVPQLTGISFAKYKVALPPTKAEQTAIALALSEVEGLITQLEKLIAKKRNIKQGAMQKCLNPDFWDSLDDRDLKDKKKSGQSLNHINHSSDKWQVKKLGKIAEIYQPQTISQDVFVKDGYLVYGANGIVGMYDKYNHETWQTTITCRGSTCGTVNRTIDKCWITGNAMVINVDRNISIDKLFFYYILANQDFRKCITGSGQPQIIKTPLREFEIQLPEEKAKQIHIAQILSDMDTEIESLEKKLEKYKMLKQGMMQNLLTGKIRLI; translated from the coding sequence ATGATGAAACCATTTAAAGCAAATGAAATTCAAATGGTAGAAGGATTTAAAAATACTGAGGTTGGCATTATTCCGAGCGATTGGGAGGTGAAGGCAATTGGAGATATTTCTATAATTTCTGTTGGCAAAGATTTAAAAAAAGAAAACTATTCAAAGGATCAAGACTCCAATTACAAGTACCCCGTATATTCAAACACAGTATTAGGCGCTGGATTATATGGGTATTACAATGTATCTGAATTTAGTGGTGAAAGTCTAACAGTTGTTGGCAGAGGCGTGGGATTAGGAACCGCCTTTAAAAGAAGTGAGGAATATGGTGCAATTGGTAGATTGCTTGTTTTGATGCCACATAAAAATATTGATGCTAAGTATTTAACTGAATTTATAAACTACAAAATTAATATTTTCTTTGAGAGTAGCGGAGTTCCGCAATTAACAGGAATTTCCTTTGCAAAGTACAAAGTTGCCCTTCCCCCCACCAAAGCCGAGCAAACCGCCATCGCACTTGCCCTGAGCGAAGTCGAAGGGCTCATTACACAATTAGAAAAACTCATCGCCAAAAAGCGAAACATCAAGCAAGGAGCTATGCAAAAATGTCTGAACCCGGATTTTTGGGATTCACTTGATGACCGTGATTTAAAAGATAAAAAAAAATCAGGGCAATCATTAAATCACATAAATCACAGTTCAGACAAATGGCAAGTGAAGAAGTTGGGGAAGATAGCAGAGATTTATCAGCCACAAACAATATCGCAAGATGTTTTTGTTAAAGATGGTTATTTGGTTTATGGAGCAAATGGAATTGTAGGGATGTATGATAAATATAATCACGAAACTTGGCAGACAACAATTACCTGTAGAGGTTCAACTTGTGGAACTGTTAACAGAACAATTGATAAGTGTTGGATTACTGGTAATGCAATGGTTATAAATGTTGATAGAAATATTTCTATTGACAAGTTATTTTTCTATTACATACTTGCAAACCAAGATTTTCGTAAGTGTATTACTGGATCAGGACAACCTCAAATTATCAAAACACCCCTTAGAGAATTTGAAATTCAACTTCCTGAAGAGAAAGCCAAACAAATCCACATTGCCCAAATCCTTTCCGATATGGATACCGAAATAGAATCCTTAGAAAAGAAATTAGAGAAATACAAAATGCTCAAGCAAGGCATGATGCAGAATTTATTAACTGGGAAAATACGTCTAATTTAG
- a CDS encoding PDDEXK nuclease domain-containing protein encodes MEINHQKNNYNDLVKQISDVYVQSRQKAVLAVNTYLIETYWKIGQYVVEFEQGGKVKADYGKGLLESLSKDLLLLHGRGFSLSNLKRMRQFYITYPISAELPHQLSWTHWVELLKIEDPLERSFYEKQTIIENWSTTELIRQKKSSLFLRLAASKDKEGILQLAKQGQLIENPTDLIREPYVLEFLKIPEPYHLSESDLEKRIIDKLQHFLLELGKGFTFVGRQYRVPVGNRSYYVDLVFYHRILKCFVLIDLKKEEAGYEDVGQMNMYLGYFESEENTEGDNPPVGIVLAKEKDELLVKYAMHNISSQLFVSKYQLYLPNREELKALIEQQLAVPYNDETI; translated from the coding sequence ATGGAAATAAACCATCAAAAAAATAATTATAACGATCTTGTAAAGCAGATTTCAGATGTTTATGTACAGAGCAGACAAAAAGCTGTTTTAGCTGTTAATACCTATCTTATAGAAACCTATTGGAAAATCGGTCAATACGTTGTGGAGTTTGAGCAAGGTGGAAAAGTAAAAGCAGATTATGGAAAAGGACTTTTAGAAAGCTTATCAAAAGACCTTTTATTACTTCATGGTAGAGGTTTTAGTTTAAGCAATCTTAAACGGATGAGACAATTCTACATCACTTACCCAATTAGTGCGGAGCTTCCGCACCAATTAAGCTGGACTCATTGGGTAGAGTTGCTTAAAATAGAAGACCCGCTGGAACGTTCATTTTATGAAAAACAAACTATCATTGAAAACTGGAGTACCACAGAGTTGATACGCCAGAAAAAATCTTCCTTATTTCTCCGTTTGGCTGCATCAAAAGACAAAGAGGGCATATTACAGTTAGCCAAACAGGGGCAACTGATAGAAAATCCTACAGACCTTATTCGTGAACCTTATGTGTTGGAGTTTTTAAAAATTCCCGAACCTTACCATTTAAGTGAATCTGACCTTGAAAAAAGAATTATTGACAAGTTACAACATTTTTTGCTTGAGTTAGGCAAAGGCTTTACCTTTGTTGGCAGGCAGTACCGTGTACCCGTAGGCAACCGCTCCTACTATGTGGATTTGGTTTTTTACCATCGTATTCTAAAATGTTTTGTGCTGATTGATCTGAAAAAAGAGGAAGCCGGTTACGAAGACGTTGGACAAATGAACATGTATCTTGGCTATTTCGAAAGCGAAGAAAACACCGAAGGCGATAACCCGCCTGTCGGTATTGTGTTGGCTAAAGAAAAGGACGAGTTGCTTGTAAAATATGCTATGCATAATATTTCATCCCAACTTTTTGTGAGCAAATATCAGCTTTATTTGCCCAACAGGGAAGAATTAAAAGCATTGATCGAACAGCAATTGGCAGTGCCGTATAATGATGAAACCATTTAA